In Hermetia illucens chromosome 5, iHerIll2.2.curated.20191125, whole genome shotgun sequence, a single window of DNA contains:
- the LOC119656794 gene encoding enhancer of rudimentary homolog, whose product MSHTILLVQPGIRPETRTYSDYESVNECMEGVCKIYEEHLKRRNPNTPTITYDISQLFDFVDQLADISCLVYQKSTNTYAPYNKEWIKEKIYVLLRQAAGSTD is encoded by the coding sequence atgtcTCACACAATTCTCCTAGTTCAGCCGGGAATCCGTCCGGAGACGCGAACGTACAGTGACTACGAGAGCGTGAACGAGTGCATGGAGGGTGTTTGCAAGATCTACGAGGAGCACCTGAAGCGCCGCAACCCCAACACGCCAACAATCACCTACGACATTAGCCAGCTCTTCGATTTCGTCGACCAGCTGGCCGACATCAGTTGCTTAGTGTACCAGAAGTCCACCAACACGTACGCGCCATACAACAAGGAGTGGATCAAGGAGAAGATTTACGTTTTGCTAAGGCAGGCAGCGGGCAGCACAGATTGA